The window CTCCACCTCGATCCTCAGCCAAGGCAGGAACGACCGCACCGCCCCCAAGGAGCCCTTGATCATCGGTTCCCCGAGCCTGGTCGGCGGGGACGGGCACACGCTGGAGGAGATGATACTGCAGCTGGAGCTGGAGGAAGAGATCGCCCGGAGGGCGAAGCTGGACGCGCCCCAGAGGAGGATGTCCTGCGTGAACAACTCTGACATCTTGCGGTGCGCCAGGAACGCGCTGAACCAGTACCCGCGATTCTCCCTCGATGGGAAGGACGCCATGTACCGGTCCTCGTTCCGGAACTCGGAGTGCCCCGAGGGGAGATTGCCGGCCAGGAGGTCGGTCTGCTGCGACTGGGACCTCGGGGGCGGGCCACGCGACAGGTCCCGGAACGACGCCAGGTACGAGAGGCCGAGCCTCTTGCCGCCGATCCTGGCAGGGGAGAGGGTGATCTGGTGCAAGCCAGGGGTGGTGGCCAAGCTGATGGGCCTAGAGGCCATGCCGGTGCCGGTGAGGAGGAAAGCGAGTAAAGAGAAGTTGAGCTTCAtgaggaggagagaagagagacagATTAGTACGGACCTGAAGCATGATGGTGATGAAATTTGCCGGAGGATAAGGGGTGGCTCATGCTCTAAGACGTCCGGGTACTGTGTGATGAAGCCGATCGCGGTGGAGCCGCTGGATGTGAGCCGGGGCGCTTCCGCCGCGGACTGGCCGACGAGACGTTATAGCTAAGAACGTTTGTATGTCGGATGGACTGGTAGCGAATCGCGACGCAGAAACTATGTAAGGGGTCGTTTTTATAAGGTCCTATATGGAATGTTACAGTTTTCTGAAATGGGGATCGATTTGATCTAATAGAATGAATTTGCGTGGATGCCCGATGGAACTGTTCGATCATGGCTTGACCTTTGGTGCAAGTTTTGCACGAGGAGTTTCCATGTAATCTGATTTTTGTGCAATGTATTATGGGACATAGGATttgaaagaaagcaaagaaattaGATAGTTTGCCCGCCCTCGATTTTTCTGTTAGCAATTCACGTACCACATCCATGTTACATATTATTTCTTGCTGGTGAATATATTGGGAAGAAAtgcaccaaaaatattttaaacatattgcatcgttacaaatttaatcataaaatttttgattgattaatttagtcttaaacttttgcatttgtgtcaattgagttcattcagccaattttgataAACAGTCGTCGACATTGACGCTGGTTG of the Eucalyptus grandis isolate ANBG69807.140 chromosome 10, ASM1654582v1, whole genome shotgun sequence genome contains:
- the LOC108955752 gene encoding uncharacterized protein LOC108955752 — protein: MKDLSFFLLKNYLGAKMKKGVGTFCHGDTSTSILSQGRNDRTAPKEPLIIGSPSLVGGDGHTLEEMILQLELEEEIARRAKLDAPQRRMSCVNNSDILRCARNALNQYPRFSLDGKDAMYRSSFRNSECPEGRLPARRSVCCDWDLGGGPRDRSRNDARYERPSLLPPILAGERVIWCKPGVVAKLMGLEAMPVPVRRKASKEKLSFMRRREERQISTDLKHDGDEICRRIRGGSCSKTSGYCVMKPIAVEPLDVSRGASAADWPTRRYS